A DNA window from Salvelinus sp. IW2-2015 linkage group LG4q.1:29, ASM291031v2, whole genome shotgun sequence contains the following coding sequences:
- the LOC111962634 gene encoding transcription factor E2F4 isoform X1, producing the protein MELESERTEFGAMGDSLQPQTPSRHEKSLGLLTTKFVSLLQEAKDGVLDLKAAADTLAVRQKRRIYDITNVLEGIGLIEKKSKNSIQWKGVGPGCNTQEIADKLIDLKAELDDLDKREHELDQQRVWVQQSIMNVTDDSQNSPMAYVKHEDLCSAFKGDTLLAIRAPTGTQLEVPIPESVLIGQKKYQIRLKSSAGPIEVLLVNKDPSSPSPVVLSVPPPEDMLQSLPVPAAANTKPAPTAPSQPSQPLAHSSNPSPATLLPACTATSNQAVTTAVSSTLTVSTPTTNTNAQPTPLLDTQPLQSSASLDGCSSSSAVFEPIKADPSELLYFPKELSDMFDPTKEIMSADLLEELMSSEVFSPLLRLSPPPGDHDYIYNLDETEGLCDLFDVPILNL; encoded by the exons ATGGAGCTGGAGTCGGAAAGAACCGAATTTGGAGCTATGGGAGACTCGCTTCAACCTCAAACCCCAAGTCGACACGAGAAGAGTCTAGGATTGCTTACAACCAAATTTGTATCTTTGCTACAAGAGGCCAAGGATGGAGTTTTAGACCTGAAAGCA GCAGCAGACACCCTAGCTGTAAGACAGAAGCGCCGCATCTACGACATCACCAATGTGCTTGAGGGCATCGGACTGATCGAGAAGAAGTCTAAGAACAGTATTCAGTGGAA GGGTGTTGGTCCTGGCTGTAACACACAGGAGATAGCCGATAAACTCATTGATCTGAAGGCAGAGCTGGATGATCTGGACAAGCGGGAGCACGAGTTGGATCAGCAGAGGGTCTGGGTCCAGCAGAGCATCATGAACGTCACAGACGACTCACAGAACAGCCC TATGGCTTATGTAAAACACGAAGACCTCTGTAGTGCTTTCAAAG GTGACACTCTCCTAGCGATCCGCGCTCCCACAGGCACACAACTGGAGGTGCCCATACCTGAGTCG GTACTGATTGGACAGAAGAAGTATCAGATCCGTCTCAAGAGCTCAGCAGGACCCATTGAGGTTCTCCTTGTGAACAAGGACCCATCCAGCCCGTCTCCAGTGGTACTGTCCGTCCCCCCACCCGAGGACATGCTCCAGAGCCTTCCAGTGCCTGCTGCTGCCAACACAAAACCGGCACCTACTGCCCcctcccagcccagccagcctctGGCCCACTCCTCCAACCCCAGTCCTGCCACACTCTTACCTGCCTGCACAGCTACTTCCAATCAGGCAGTCACCACTGCAG TGTCCAGCACACTGACTGTTTCCACACCCACTACAAACACAAATGCCCAACCGACTCCCCTGTTGGACACCCAGCCTCTCCAGTCCTCTGCCTCATTGGATGGCTGCTCTTCTTCTTCAGCAGTCTTTGAACCAATCAAGGCTGACCCCTCAGAAT TGCTGTATTTCCCCAAAGAACTTTCTGACATGTTTGACCCGACTAAAG AGATCATGAGTGCAGACCTGTTGGAGGAGTTGATGTCTTCCGAGG tGTTCTCTCCACTCCTCCGTCTGTCTCCCCCTCCGGGTGACCACGACTACATATATAACCTGGACGAAACCGAAGGCCTGTGTGACCTCTTTGATGTTCCGATTCTTAACCTTTGA
- the LOC111962634 gene encoding transcription factor E2F4 isoform X2 produces the protein MELESERTEFGAMGDSLQPQTPSRHEKSLGLLTTKFVSLLQEAKDGVLDLKAAADTLAVRQKRRIYDITNVLEGIGLIEKKSKNSIQWKGVGPGCNTQEIADKLIDLKAELDDLDKREHELDQQRVWVQQSIMNVTDDSQNSPMAYVKHEDLCSAFKGDTLLAIRAPTGTQLEVPIPESVLIGQKKYQIRLKSSAGPIEVLLVNKDPSSPSPVVLSVPPPEDMLQSLPVPAAANTKPAPTAPSQPSQPLAHSSNPSPATLLPACTATSNQAVTTAVSSTLTVSTPTTNTNAQPTPLLDTQPLQSSASLDGCSSSSAVFEPIKADPSELLYFPKELSDMFDPTKEIMSADLLEELMSSEETQTAFHRNPG, from the exons ATGGAGCTGGAGTCGGAAAGAACCGAATTTGGAGCTATGGGAGACTCGCTTCAACCTCAAACCCCAAGTCGACACGAGAAGAGTCTAGGATTGCTTACAACCAAATTTGTATCTTTGCTACAAGAGGCCAAGGATGGAGTTTTAGACCTGAAAGCA GCAGCAGACACCCTAGCTGTAAGACAGAAGCGCCGCATCTACGACATCACCAATGTGCTTGAGGGCATCGGACTGATCGAGAAGAAGTCTAAGAACAGTATTCAGTGGAA GGGTGTTGGTCCTGGCTGTAACACACAGGAGATAGCCGATAAACTCATTGATCTGAAGGCAGAGCTGGATGATCTGGACAAGCGGGAGCACGAGTTGGATCAGCAGAGGGTCTGGGTCCAGCAGAGCATCATGAACGTCACAGACGACTCACAGAACAGCC CTATGGCTTATGTAAAACACGAAGACCTCTGTAGTGCTTTCAAAG GTGACACTCTCCTAGCGATCCGCGCTCCCACAGGCACACAACTGGAGGTGCCCATACCTGAGTCG GTACTGATTGGACAGAAGAAGTATCAGATCCGTCTCAAGAGCTCAGCAGGACCCATTGAGGTTCTCCTTGTGAACAAGGACCCATCCAGCCCGTCTCCAGTGGTACTGTCCGTCCCCCCACCCGAGGACATGCTCCAGAGCCTTCCAGTGCCTGCTGCTGCCAACACAAAACCGGCACCTACTGCCCcctcccagcccagccagcctctGGCCCACTCCTCCAACCCCAGTCCTGCCACACTCTTACCTGCCTGCACAGCTACTTCCAATCAGGCAGTCACCACTGCAG TGTCCAGCACACTGACTGTTTCCACACCCACTACAAACACAAATGCCCAACCGACTCCCCTGTTGGACACCCAGCCTCTCCAGTCCTCTGCCTCATTGGATGGCTGCTCTTCTTCTTCAGCAGTCTTTGAACCAATCAAGGCTGACCCCTCAGAAT TGCTGTATTTCCCCAAAGAACTTTCTGACATGTTTGACCCGACTAAAG AGATCATGAGTGCAGACCTGTTGGAGGAGTTGATGTCTTCCGAGG agacccaaacggcgttccatagaaatcctggttga
- the LOC111961032 gene encoding engulfment and cell motility protein 1-like, producing MPQQDIVKIAIQMPGAYPQLIQLDQKKPLSAVIKEVCDGWNLPGPDNYALQYADGVQTYITESNRLDIKNGCILRLTKAPGIQSSDSGVRCDSLKQLACVSTDVTFAQEFISRDGHSLLVKIVEDADDRLCVVILGDGGNAVR from the exons ATGCCCCAACAGGATATTGTGAAGATTGCCATCCAGATGCCAGGGGCATACCCTCAGCTCATTCAACTGGACCAG AAAAAGCCCCTTTCTGCTGTAATAAAGGAAGTTTGTGATGg GTGGAATCTTCCAGGCCCTGATAACTACGCCCTCCAGTATGCCGACGGTGTTCAGACCTACATCACTGAATCT AACCGTCTGGACATAAAGAATGGCTGCATTCTCCGTCTGACCAAGGCACCG GGCATCCAGAGCTCAGACTCAGGTGTGCGCTGTGATTCGCTGAAGCAGCTGGCCTGCGTGTCCACTGATGTCACTTTTGCCCAAGAGTTTATCAGCCGTGATGGCCACTCTCTGCTGGTGAAGATCGTAGAGGACGCTGACGA CAGACTGTGTGTGGTTATTTTGGGGGATGGGGGAAATGCAGTGCGGTAG